Genomic DNA from Pistricoccus aurantiacus:
CGCATCGCACCGCGCACCCAAATGAATCCCCCGCGCTCGGTTCGAAAAACGTGCACGTACGAGGTCTTCTTAGCGAAGCCGTACACCAAAAGATCAGGGCAATCCTCGAGTAGTTCGATCGAAGCACCGTAGCCACCGAACTCGTTGGCGTGCTCGTACAGAACGGCACAGTAGCCTGGCGCCACGCGAATCGAAGAGGCGACGTCGTTGCAGTCAGCTGTGAGCCTGGTGTGGCCCTCGTTGAGAGGCACGCCCGAACCAGTAAATTGTCGATCGCTGAATAGTGTGACCGGACCTTGTGTCATGATGGCCCTCTCTCTTTGAGCACACCGCACGGTGTGCTGGCGCGAGTCCTTTTGCTCGTCATTAACTTGCTGTTCATAGCCTTTCTCGCGGGCAGTGGTTTGTCACGCGGTGCTTGAGCAATATTGTGGCAGGGGAGGCTGGTGCTACCAGAGAAGTGGGAAGCCCCATCCGATAGTGCGAAGAGCACCTACTGCAAGCTCTTTGATCTCTTTGGTGATGTATACGGCGCAGTTTCCCGATGCGGCAGAAACTAATGGCAAAGGGCCTCCATGCGTGTGAGACGCTCTTGCTGAGCCAAGACAGGTACAGGAGCCGCTCGGATATCAAGCGTGCAAACTACCCAGTTTTATAGGGATGTGCTGCGTGAAGGCCTTGCCGGCGTACGCAGGCTGACAAGGCAAAAGGAAAGGCGCAAGCAAGAATAAAATGACAGTGCTTTCGTCGCGCTACCGCCCCTATCTTCCGATGCACGATAGTTATTTTCACCTTCCAAAGGTTCAACCTGCCCATTCCTTAAGATACGCGAGTCGCGCGATGGATCATGGTGATTGGCATTTTTAATTTAGTCAGGATTGTCACTCTACGCCACAGTAAAATGCGCCTAACACTTGAGGTGTCTCCACGAATCTTTCACCATTCAGCGCATAGGCAGTGGTCGACGGCTGGCGCCTTTCCTTTGGTTCCAGTGGTTGACTCGATCGGGCTGGTGAGCCGTTCCGCCCGAGATGCGGCGATGGTTTATGTCCAGCTCTCCGCGCTCCTTATAGGCGGCAAAATGACGTTAACCCCTGAGGGATCCCCACGAACTTCGGCTATCCGTCGCATAAGGCCTGCCCCCTGGCCTCCTCCTGAAGGCTTGCTTGAAGCGCTTTCCAAGAAGGCCAAGGGGCAGCATCGACACGACGACGCCGTAGCCGCTCGAGCCCCAAGCGCCATACGGAGAGCACGTTCCGGTGCCGGATACTGTTGCTCTGGAAGCGCTGCTGTTGACCGCTGTCACGGACCTGCAGGCCGGCCACCATCACGACGACATTGGCCAGCATCGCGATCAGCAGCAGGATTTCGATGCGCTTGCTCTGGCGAGACTGGTGCATGCCGAAGCCCAGACCAAACAAGGGGCTCTTGATGTCACGGAAGCCCTCTTCAATCTGCATGCGCTGCCGATAGATAGCGACCAGTTTGTCCGCCAGCGTGGAGCGCTCCGGCAGGTTGCTGACCAGCACCCAAGGTTCCTTCTGGCGCTGGGCCATCGCCTGACTGCGGCCGTCGTGGGAGATCTGACCTCGCTTATTGCGATGCTTTCGCCCTTTCGGCGGCCGATGATAGAGCACCAGGTGGGTGGTCAGCGGGTTGCTCTCGGCGATTTCGACAGCCCCCAGCGATTGCGGTACCGAACTCGCGTGTTGAAACAAGGCGGTCACAGGTCGCCACGCGCCGCCAGACACCTGGCAGCGCGTGGGGCTGCGTACCCGGCCAACGTAGTACCAACCACGTGCCTCGACCGCCTTGAACCACGGGTTGCGAAAGCCCGCATCGGTGACCAGGATCGGCGTTGCCTTGGCCGGCAGGATCTCGGCCAAGGCCGCGAGCAAGTACGCTTCACAGTGTTGGCAGCCATCCTTGTGGTGGACTTTTTCGAAAATCGGCAAGGAGCGCCCGGCAAATGGCACGGCGGCACGCAGCAGGAACCGCTGGCCACGGTCATCGATCGGCGACCAGTCCACCAGAATCAGCGGGCGTGTCGTGTGGCCGACCAGCAGGGTGGCCACGAGCCAATAGAATAACGGCCGCTCTTGGTGAAGATGAGGATTGCCCAACAACCGATCGACCCGCTTGATGGTATGCTTGGTATCCACCGGTCCCGGTAAGGCACGCCCCAGGGCGGTCAAGCCCAGGCGGCGCTCGCTCAACAGGGCCCCCACCGTGTCGAGCAGTGTCTGCAAGCGTTTGGCATGGATCGAGGGGAGTGATGACGTCAGCAGAGTATGCAAGAATCGAGGGGCCTGCATGGATCTCCTTCGGCATATTGTTGGTTTGGCGATTAACAACATGCCAATCCATGCAGGCCTTTTCAATTATATCCTTCTGATTTTACTGCTTCTTTCCTGGGGATCCATCAGCGTTAACCCCCTGCTTCTTGGCAGGCCCGCCTGGGCATGCCTTTCGATGATGTCTCTGACAGGCTGGCGCCAATGGACTTAAGTCACGAGCGGCAGACTTCCTGATCCTGGAGGCACGACGACATGCGAGCAGCGGGGCGATGGCGGCACATTTCGCCAACATGGATGCCTGGATAAGTCCCATCACGATGGAAACAGCGCCCTCCCTTGAGGAGTTCGTCGAAACCGAGCGCGGCCTGGCGCTGGCGCTTGGGATCACCCGTAATACTCAGTCGACCAACTACTTCGGACTGTGCGCCGCATCACTGCCTCTCACTAGCCCTGATACCTCGCTTCCCATCGGCTTTCAACTGATGGGCGCAGGCGGCTCGGACATAGTGATACTGGCCATGGAAGCGGAGCGCGCCTTTGCCCAAGGGGGAGCCCATGGACCGCTCAGCTCCCCTGAACCAGCGTCCGCATCGCTCGCGCCAGAGCGCTCCCCTGGCCGCGTCGGTCTCCCCTAGGGTATCGCGCACCCACGTTAACGCCAAACCAAGAGCGGTTCGGTTACTCGACGCGCCTAAGCCTGGGCTAGCCGGACCTGCCCTGCGGATCGCGTTATTTCAACTGCCAGTCCTCAAGCGCCACCTCGGTGCGACAGCTCGTGTCGACCGGGGCGTCTGGCTCGGCCAGGAAAGCGTCGATCACGGTAGAGCGGCACTCTGTGGCCGGGTTATGTCCCATGGCTTGCAGCTCGATCGACTGAAGGTTGGGCATCATTTTCGAGAGCTCATGATCGATGGCCAAAAACCAGGCGGGGACCTGCTCCGGTTGGATGAAGGCCAGCGTGCTTTTCCGCTCACGTGCCCAGAAGAACATCGCCTTGCTGATCAGCTCGGGGCCGTTATCGTAGACAATCGACACGGCCAGAGCGCGCTGCGGCGCAATATTGTCCAGGAGTCTGGCCAGGCGCTGCCTAGAAATGGACGTATCCATCAGCTAGCCGGCGCATTCCCGGCTGAAATCATCCACGATGTTCAGCACGCGGAAGCGGCTCATCGTTACACGGCATCGCCTGGTAGCGGACCACCGATCGTGACAGGCCCACCCATCGGCAGACATGCCTCTGGCT
This window encodes:
- a CDS encoding amidase family protein, producing MAAHFANMDAWISPITMETAPSLEEFVETERGLALALGITRNTQSTNYFGLCAASLPLTSPDTSLPIGFQLMGAGGSDIVILAMEAERAFAQGGAHGPLSSPEPASASLAPERSPGRVGLP
- a CDS encoding IS4 family transposase — its product is MQAPRFLHTLLTSSLPSIHAKRLQTLLDTVGALLSERRLGLTALGRALPGPVDTKHTIKRVDRLLGNPHLHQERPLFYWLVATLLVGHTTRPLILVDWSPIDDRGQRFLLRAAVPFAGRSLPIFEKVHHKDGCQHCEAYLLAALAEILPAKATPILVTDAGFRNPWFKAVEARGWYYVGRVRSPTRCQVSGGAWRPVTALFQHASSVPQSLGAVEIAESNPLTTHLVLYHRPPKGRKHRNKRGQISHDGRSQAMAQRQKEPWVLVSNLPERSTLADKLVAIYRQRMQIEEGFRDIKSPLFGLGFGMHQSRQSKRIEILLLIAMLANVVVMVAGLQVRDSGQQQRFQSNSIRHRNVLSVWRLGLERLRRRRVDAAPWPSWKALQASLQEEARGQALCDG